The DNA segment ATCCTTTACTACAGGGCATACGGGTTTTGGAATGCCATTTGCAACCAATCCGGACCGCTCCGATGTACCTCGTTCTGCCGCTCGACCTCTTCGTTATATGGATCGATATGTTTTAGTGAATCAAGGCGAAGTTTTTTTAATGACAGAACTATTGGCACAAATGGAAGGACTGGAAAGAGGGCCGGCGGGAAATACGGCTTTAGCAGCGGCCTTTAGTGTCGCTCAGGAAATGGATGAAGATCAGACCATCGTTGTTCAGGAAACGGAGTATACAGGAGCAGGAAAACACATTAATGCTCAGTTGACTTTCGCCAGAGAAAACGGAATTAAGATCTTTTTCGGGGATCCTAAGCAAGAAGAAAAAGGAAAAAATATTATATTACCAGAAAAATTATCCTTATTAAAAGCACAAGAGGTGGATATGGACAAATTAAGACGTTCATTAATAAAAAATGCCGTATCCAATACCGAATTTGTAACACAGGATGATATAGAGTATTTGGTAACAGAAACAAATTCAAATCACCAATTTGTAGAAAAGCATTTAGAGGATTTGGGAATCAAGGTAAAATAATGATATAATACAAGTAAAATAAGGGGCGGCGACAAGCCGCCTCGATTAATAATGAAAATGAGGTGAACTGATGAAACGTGCTGACGATTTTGAACAAAGACGTAAACACTTAAAAGATTTATCAGATGAAGAATTAGAGCTGAGATTTTGGCAGTTAGCCGAAAAAATTGTTGACCCTATGATTAATCTAGCAGAGAAAAACACATCCCCATCTATCGAAAGATCAGTTCTTTTGAGAATGGGTTTTTCTAGCATGGAAGCAAAATCAATCGTTGAAGGTGTTATGGATCGTGGTCTTATGGGAAAAGGAGCCGGTCACATAGTGTTTAAGGTAGCGAAAGAAAAAAAGATGGATATTCGAGAAGTAGGATTGCAATTGGCAGAAGGAAATCTTTGGGAAGATGCCATATCCTTGTTTAAGGAGGGGAAATAATGGATTTAAAGCCAAATGAACATTTAGATATCCAACATCTATTAGAAGACCTGGAAAATTACAGACCAAAACGTAGAGGATGGACCTGGCGAGAGAAAAAGAAAGATCTTGAGATGGGGCCTTTTACGTATCAAGACAGTTCTACACCTTTAGAAAACAGCGTGCCACTTCCCTCTTCAAAATACTTTGGTGACATTGATCCGCAACCTGATTGCGTAATTACAACAGAGATAGCT comes from the Tindallia californiensis genome and includes:
- a CDS encoding ornithine aminomutase subunit alpha, coding for MKRADDFEQRRKHLKDLSDEELELRFWQLAEKIVDPMINLAEKNTSPSIERSVLLRMGFSSMEAKSIVEGVMDRGLMGKGAGHIVFKVAKEKKMDIREVGLQLAEGNLWEDAISLFKEGK